The genomic interval GCCGTAGCGTGATGCGCAGCGCATCCAACCGCCCACTGGCCTCCCGCAGCGTCTCCGCCTTGTCCGCGCGCCGGTTGGCTACCGTCAGCGACACCAGCATTTGCAGCGCATCCTCCAGAATCACGCGGCCCAGGAGTCCCCGCTGGGCGCGCGGGAACCGGTTCACGTGAGTATACAACCCCGCGCACAGATCGTACGACTTCTGTACCACCGGGATGAGATCCGCAGCCCGTAAAGCCATCGCATCGGCTCGCAGCGACTTGCCCTCGGATCGGGGTCGGTTCCCGTCAGCGGGGCAGATGGCGGACA from Candidatus Binatia bacterium carries:
- a CDS encoding four helix bundle protein, with amino-acid sequence MALRAADLIPVVQKSYDLCAGLYTHVNRFPRAQRGLLGRVILEDALQMLVSLTVANRRADKAETLREASGRLDALRITLR